The following coding sequences are from one Aethina tumida isolate Nest 87 chromosome 2, icAetTumi1.1, whole genome shotgun sequence window:
- the LOC109600407 gene encoding lysophosphatidylserine lipase ABHD12 isoform X4: protein MSEFSETVHNLIINVLVGLIVPGLSWLLYLADLVTFATFQLILAIFLIIFIVIPLIYKFSYSLQRAAVFLNFRNIPGNADYQDPSKYGLFGARNLYVTTDEKVKLGVWHILPENEANDTSQDFDQALVNAENVLLYNHGNGGCRLTDHRVQLYKVLRKQFHVIAFDYRNYGDSSEEELTEDGVVRDVMFMIKWIKSKTKGHVFVWGHSLGTSLSTHALARLQTQGITVTGLILESPFNNMKEEISEFPLASWFRGLPWFSFTVIEPMQQNNFVFKTDVHICHVDLPVIILHAEDDRVVPYKLGYKLYRAAKQCKSERVGSIEFHTFEAKRNYGHKYIYKDEDLSDIIGGFVKKAISETTRKNLNNVD from the exons ATGTCTGAGTTTAGTGAAACTGTTcacaatttgattattaacgtTCTGGTCGGATTGATTGTGCCAGGACTGTCGTGGCTACTCTATCTTGCGGATCT GGTTACATTCGCAACGTTCCAGTTAATATTAGCAATATTCCTGATCATCTTCATCGTAATTccattgatatataaattcagTTATTCGCTGCAACGCGCCGCCGTCTTCCTCAACTTCA GAAACATTCCGGGCAATGCGGACTACCAGGACCCCTCCAAGTACGGTTTGTTTGGGGCCCGTAACTTGTATGTCACCACCGACGAGAAGGTGAAGCTGGGCGTGTGGCACATCCTGCCCGAAAACGAAGCCAACGATACGTCGCAGGACTTCGACCAGGCGCTGGTTAATGCTGAAAACGTTTTGCTGTACAACCACGGGAACGGGGGTTGTAGACTTACAGATCACAGGGTGCAACTGTACAAGGTTTTGCGAAAGCAGTTCCATGTCATTGCTTTCGACTACCGAA actaTGGAGACTCATCAGAAGAAGAGTTGACGGAAGATGGTGTAGTGAGAGATGTGATGTTTATGATTAAATGGATCAAATCAAAGACTAAGGGTCACGTTTTCGTTTGGGGCCATTCTTTGGGCACCAGTTTGTCCACGCACGCACTAGCCAGGTTGCAAACTCAGGGAATCACTGTTACAGGATTGATTTTGGAAAgtccttttaataatatgaaagaaGAAATTAGCGAGTTTCCGTTGGCCAGT TGGTTCCGCGGTTTACCGTGGTTCTCGTTCACGGTGATTGAACCGATGCAACAAAATAACTTTGTCTTTAAAACGGACGTTCACATTTGCCACGTGGATTTGCCCGTTATCATTTTGCACGCAGAAGATGACAGAGTTGTTCCATACAAACTAGGTTACAAG ttatacaGAGCTGCAAAACAATGCAAATCTGAAAGGGTGGGATCTATAGAGTTTCATACTTTTGAAGCTAAGCGAAACTATGGACACAAATACATCTATAAAGATGAAGACCTAAGTGATATTATAGG
- the LOC109600407 gene encoding lysophosphatidylserine lipase ABHD12 isoform X2 yields MVHVCCWGWRGRNGKGAYKPGVHVEDGDKGRKSTFRRSLCLKVTFATFQLILAIFLIIFIVIPLIYKFSYSLQRAAVFLNFRNIPGNADYQDPSKYGLFGARNLYVTTDEKVKLGVWHILPENEANDTSQDFDQALVNAENVLLYNHGNGGCRLTDHRVQLYKVLRKQFHVIAFDYRNYGDSSEEELTEDGVVRDVMFMIKWIKSKTKGHVFVWGHSLGTSLSTHALARLQTQGITVTGLILESPFNNMKEEISEFPLASWFRGLPWFSFTVIEPMQQNNFVFKTDVHICHVDLPVIILHAEDDRVVPYKLGYKLYRAAKQCKSERVGSIEFHTFEAKRNYGHKYIYKDEDLSDIIGGFVKKAISETTRKNLNNVD; encoded by the exons ATGGTGCACGTTTGTTGTTGGGGTTGGCGGGGCCGTAACGGGAAGGGCGCCTACAAGCCGGGCGTGCACGTGGAGGACGGCGACAAGGGCCGGAAGTCGACGTTCAGAAGGAGCTTGTGCTTGAA GGTTACATTCGCAACGTTCCAGTTAATATTAGCAATATTCCTGATCATCTTCATCGTAATTccattgatatataaattcagTTATTCGCTGCAACGCGCCGCCGTCTTCCTCAACTTCA GAAACATTCCGGGCAATGCGGACTACCAGGACCCCTCCAAGTACGGTTTGTTTGGGGCCCGTAACTTGTATGTCACCACCGACGAGAAGGTGAAGCTGGGCGTGTGGCACATCCTGCCCGAAAACGAAGCCAACGATACGTCGCAGGACTTCGACCAGGCGCTGGTTAATGCTGAAAACGTTTTGCTGTACAACCACGGGAACGGGGGTTGTAGACTTACAGATCACAGGGTGCAACTGTACAAGGTTTTGCGAAAGCAGTTCCATGTCATTGCTTTCGACTACCGAA actaTGGAGACTCATCAGAAGAAGAGTTGACGGAAGATGGTGTAGTGAGAGATGTGATGTTTATGATTAAATGGATCAAATCAAAGACTAAGGGTCACGTTTTCGTTTGGGGCCATTCTTTGGGCACCAGTTTGTCCACGCACGCACTAGCCAGGTTGCAAACTCAGGGAATCACTGTTACAGGATTGATTTTGGAAAgtccttttaataatatgaaagaaGAAATTAGCGAGTTTCCGTTGGCCAGT TGGTTCCGCGGTTTACCGTGGTTCTCGTTCACGGTGATTGAACCGATGCAACAAAATAACTTTGTCTTTAAAACGGACGTTCACATTTGCCACGTGGATTTGCCCGTTATCATTTTGCACGCAGAAGATGACAGAGTTGTTCCATACAAACTAGGTTACAAG ttatacaGAGCTGCAAAACAATGCAAATCTGAAAGGGTGGGATCTATAGAGTTTCATACTTTTGAAGCTAAGCGAAACTATGGACACAAATACATCTATAAAGATGAAGACCTAAGTGATATTATAGG
- the LOC109600411 gene encoding putative uncharacterized protein DDB_G0282133 — MKVIHGILLLMVPVVLGEYQSPHSWKASIVPSIQTSLQLKKEKLIAALKQAQHIFGPVPHTVYGPPPATKNIETLDVQTSTRYNPTKYRQTQVPATSYGVPVGNNFRGVPSNNNGPQFVYGTPDKVNSESIQPDTSYGAPNLSKQNLPVFEAENFNKNSIDTTNGDNLNTNRVNVNVNIPNNINPTITFNGQIPNRPNTENPSFNFNPSTSRPQNSNPNCNFNGPCTQTPQTTNCNFNPCAQNPTVTFNSASTPRPQNPSFNFNGQVTPRPQSPPVFNSANTPNFGNPQNGFDDYDVPVVTGTPGEEESNTDGNVSQETTTQQYTTDNNDQDNQVNPSIRPNTDFGDQTNVGGFNSNDGQNVNNVNDNNNGFYIPPSTPSTTVRPVLRRRKKPTRKPTTTTTTEAPAEEGDEEGAESDDDEQNLNRPNIAIANAFAGLYVPTSTGGFRRVAAKKPKNNNPTAADGTSLNPAVASLPQAGSIPVASSVPVASTVPIAASVPVALPYAASVPVATSVHGSVPIAQIPYAASLPYQTVQYGAPVTGVQYSAPVTGVQYGLPIANALSHGGAVQYAASVPVATQDADCNEQYATAYQLQQTHQQGYQLQQTHQPGYQLQQTHQSGYSLNGQQAELWK, encoded by the exons ATGAAG GTCATTCACGGTATATTATTACTTATGGTACCAGTGGTGTTGGGGGAGTACCAGTCACCACATTCATGGAAAGCGTCAATTGTGCCATCCATTCAAACCAGTTTACAGCTGAAGAAAGAAAAGCTCATTGCAGCCCTCAAACAAGCGCAACACATTTTCGGGCCGGTACCACACACGGTGTACGGACCCCCACCAGCAACTAAGAACATTGAAACATTGGACGTTCAAACTTCAACACGGTATAATCCGACAAAGTATAGACAAACACAAGTTCCTGCCACCTCTTATGGAGTACCAGTTGGTAACAATTTCAGGGGCGTCCCATCGAACAACAATGGGCCACAGTTTGTTTATGGTACTCCAGATAAGGTTAATTCTGAAAGTATTCAACCGGATACTAGCTATGGTGCTCCAAATTTAAGTAAACAGAATCTGCCGGTGTTTGAGGCTGAAAACTTCAACAAGAACTCCATCGACACGACCAACGGAGATAACCTAAATACTAACAGAGTCAACGTTAATGTTAACATTCccaataatattaatccaACGATTACTTTCAATGGTCAAATTCCAAACAGACCAAACACAGAAAATccctcttttaattttaatccaagCACTTCAAGGCCACAAAACTCCAACCCTAACTGTAACTTTAATGGACCCTGCACACAAACGCCACAAACCACTAATTGTAACTTCAATCCATGCGCACAGAATCCGACAGTTACTTTCAATAGTGCCTCAACACCAAGACCCCAAAATCCATCATTCAACTTCAATGGTCAAGTTACACCAAGACCTCAAAGTCCCCCAGTTTTCAATAGTGCAAACACGCCCAATTTCGGGAATCCCCAAAACGGATTCGATGACTACGACGTTCCCGTAGTAACCGGCACTCCTGGTGAAGAAGAATCAAACACCGACGGTAATGTGTCTCAGGAAACAACCACACAGCAGTACACCACAGACAATAATGATCAAGATAATCAAGTTAATCCTAGCATAAGACCAAACACTGATTTTGGTGATCAAACCAATGTCGGTGGTTTTAATTCAAATGATGGTCAAaatgttaacaatgttaatgataataataatggatttTATATTCCGCCTTCCACTCCTTCAACTACTGTCAGACCAGTACTCAGAAGAAGGAAGAAGCCTACAAGGAAACCAACTACTACCACCACAACTGAGGCACCCGCAGAAGAAGGCGATGaa GAAGGAGCTGAAAGTGATGACGACGAGCAGAACCTGAACAGGCCAAATATTGCCATCGCGAACGCCTTTGCCGGACTCTACGTGCCCACATCGACCGGCGGATTCCGCCGAGTGGCGGCTAAGAAACCCAAAAACAATAACCCAACTGCtgcggacggcacatcgctaAATCCTGCTGTGGCGTCTCTTCCCCAAGCTGGCTCGATACCGGTCGCAAGTTCGGTGCCCGTGGCGTCAACCGTTCCAATTGCGGCTTCAGTTCCTGTGGCTCTGCCATATGCCGCTTCCGTACCGGTTGCGACGTCCGTGCACGGGTCAGTACCAATAGCGCAGATTCCTTACGCAGCTTCGTTGCCATACCAAACGGTGCAGTATGGTGCACCTGTTACCGGAGTGCAGTATAGTGCACCTGTTACCGGGGTGCAATACGGTCTTCCGATCGCAAACGCCTTGAGTCACGGCGGTGCAGTCCAGTATGCGGCGTCGGTACCGGTTGCGACGCAAGACGCCGATTGTAATGAGCAGTACGCTACCGCGTATCAGTTGCAGCAGACTCATCAGCAGGGGTATCAATTGCAGCAGACTCATCAGCCGGGGTATCAGTTACAGCAGACTCATCAGTCGGGGTATAGTTTGAATGGACAGCAAGCGGAGCTGTGGAAGTAA
- the LOC109600407 gene encoding lysophosphatidylserine lipase ABHD12 isoform X3, with amino-acid sequence MSMKKPDRVSNGGKKLKYGLIVDEELGSCSPVWRRRLCWKVTFATFQLILAIFLIIFIVIPLIYKFSYSLQRAAVFLNFRNIPGNADYQDPSKYGLFGARNLYVTTDEKVKLGVWHILPENEANDTSQDFDQALVNAENVLLYNHGNGGCRLTDHRVQLYKVLRKQFHVIAFDYRNYGDSSEEELTEDGVVRDVMFMIKWIKSKTKGHVFVWGHSLGTSLSTHALARLQTQGITVTGLILESPFNNMKEEISEFPLASWFRGLPWFSFTVIEPMQQNNFVFKTDVHICHVDLPVIILHAEDDRVVPYKLGYKLYRAAKQCKSERVGSIEFHTFEAKRNYGHKYIYKDEDLSDIIGGFVKKAISETTRKNLNNVD; translated from the exons ATGTCGATGAAAAAGCCGGACAGGGTTTCGAACGGGGGAAAGAAGCTGAAGTACGGGCTGATCGTTGACGAGGAGTTGGGGAGTTGCTCACCTGTTTGGAGGAGGCGGTTGTGTTGGAA GGTTACATTCGCAACGTTCCAGTTAATATTAGCAATATTCCTGATCATCTTCATCGTAATTccattgatatataaattcagTTATTCGCTGCAACGCGCCGCCGTCTTCCTCAACTTCA GAAACATTCCGGGCAATGCGGACTACCAGGACCCCTCCAAGTACGGTTTGTTTGGGGCCCGTAACTTGTATGTCACCACCGACGAGAAGGTGAAGCTGGGCGTGTGGCACATCCTGCCCGAAAACGAAGCCAACGATACGTCGCAGGACTTCGACCAGGCGCTGGTTAATGCTGAAAACGTTTTGCTGTACAACCACGGGAACGGGGGTTGTAGACTTACAGATCACAGGGTGCAACTGTACAAGGTTTTGCGAAAGCAGTTCCATGTCATTGCTTTCGACTACCGAA actaTGGAGACTCATCAGAAGAAGAGTTGACGGAAGATGGTGTAGTGAGAGATGTGATGTTTATGATTAAATGGATCAAATCAAAGACTAAGGGTCACGTTTTCGTTTGGGGCCATTCTTTGGGCACCAGTTTGTCCACGCACGCACTAGCCAGGTTGCAAACTCAGGGAATCACTGTTACAGGATTGATTTTGGAAAgtccttttaataatatgaaagaaGAAATTAGCGAGTTTCCGTTGGCCAGT TGGTTCCGCGGTTTACCGTGGTTCTCGTTCACGGTGATTGAACCGATGCAACAAAATAACTTTGTCTTTAAAACGGACGTTCACATTTGCCACGTGGATTTGCCCGTTATCATTTTGCACGCAGAAGATGACAGAGTTGTTCCATACAAACTAGGTTACAAG ttatacaGAGCTGCAAAACAATGCAAATCTGAAAGGGTGGGATCTATAGAGTTTCATACTTTTGAAGCTAAGCGAAACTATGGACACAAATACATCTATAAAGATGAAGACCTAAGTGATATTATAGG
- the LOC109600407 gene encoding lysophosphatidylserine lipase ABHD12 isoform X1, which yields MLGGGGDVSKMLQEKKTCCSKFKYDLIWDEEKGKRCLLTKRLAWKVTFATFQLILAIFLIIFIVIPLIYKFSYSLQRAAVFLNFRNIPGNADYQDPSKYGLFGARNLYVTTDEKVKLGVWHILPENEANDTSQDFDQALVNAENVLLYNHGNGGCRLTDHRVQLYKVLRKQFHVIAFDYRNYGDSSEEELTEDGVVRDVMFMIKWIKSKTKGHVFVWGHSLGTSLSTHALARLQTQGITVTGLILESPFNNMKEEISEFPLASWFRGLPWFSFTVIEPMQQNNFVFKTDVHICHVDLPVIILHAEDDRVVPYKLGYKLYRAAKQCKSERVGSIEFHTFEAKRNYGHKYIYKDEDLSDIIGGFVKKAISETTRKNLNNVD from the exons ATGctcggcggcggcggcgacgTGTCCAAAATGCTGCAGGAAAAGAAGACGTGCTGCAGCAAATTCAAATACGATCTTATTTGGGACGAGGAAAAGGGGAAGAGGTGTTTGCTCACTAAACGACTCGCCTGGAA GGTTACATTCGCAACGTTCCAGTTAATATTAGCAATATTCCTGATCATCTTCATCGTAATTccattgatatataaattcagTTATTCGCTGCAACGCGCCGCCGTCTTCCTCAACTTCA GAAACATTCCGGGCAATGCGGACTACCAGGACCCCTCCAAGTACGGTTTGTTTGGGGCCCGTAACTTGTATGTCACCACCGACGAGAAGGTGAAGCTGGGCGTGTGGCACATCCTGCCCGAAAACGAAGCCAACGATACGTCGCAGGACTTCGACCAGGCGCTGGTTAATGCTGAAAACGTTTTGCTGTACAACCACGGGAACGGGGGTTGTAGACTTACAGATCACAGGGTGCAACTGTACAAGGTTTTGCGAAAGCAGTTCCATGTCATTGCTTTCGACTACCGAA actaTGGAGACTCATCAGAAGAAGAGTTGACGGAAGATGGTGTAGTGAGAGATGTGATGTTTATGATTAAATGGATCAAATCAAAGACTAAGGGTCACGTTTTCGTTTGGGGCCATTCTTTGGGCACCAGTTTGTCCACGCACGCACTAGCCAGGTTGCAAACTCAGGGAATCACTGTTACAGGATTGATTTTGGAAAgtccttttaataatatgaaagaaGAAATTAGCGAGTTTCCGTTGGCCAGT TGGTTCCGCGGTTTACCGTGGTTCTCGTTCACGGTGATTGAACCGATGCAACAAAATAACTTTGTCTTTAAAACGGACGTTCACATTTGCCACGTGGATTTGCCCGTTATCATTTTGCACGCAGAAGATGACAGAGTTGTTCCATACAAACTAGGTTACAAG ttatacaGAGCTGCAAAACAATGCAAATCTGAAAGGGTGGGATCTATAGAGTTTCATACTTTTGAAGCTAAGCGAAACTATGGACACAAATACATCTATAAAGATGAAGACCTAAGTGATATTATAGG
- the LOC109600394 gene encoding beta-mannosidase, whose product MDQPVAIFLFLTALTTASCLKIEDLAGEWSLKDESGEYVDLKATVPGGIFTDLQNNGVIGDLYWRYADQELKWVARRNWTYSRTFKVDSELLSHDNINIKFEGLDTFSTILINKKEVGTSRNMFVQYLYKIKDALKEGDNEIEVKFQSPIEVGENIAKQYIEGYVIPPECVPTEYRGECYVNQLRKMQASYSWDWGPAFPSVGIWKNVTIEAFNESIIHYVVPDVIDDNTEEWTVSVDVYFSNNEPEQVKGVLTAELETDKGSVLRKTTVDVIRDEYYELVKTITITINKNDVQLWWPNGYGDQKLYKLTIIFTSQDLTEVSIKTARIGFRTIELVQDKVVPAHGRYFYYKVNGYPIFMKGSNSVPLDILPEKGYDPVLVRRVLETARDTNMNMIRVWGGGVYESDVFLDIADDLGLLLWHDYMWASAFYPAHDDYLSNVIEEVRHQTKRLRGHACIATIAANNENEGNVRNNAGWLNQGDKNQYLKDYIKLTIDTVKPEVLRITHSRIIFLNSSPTNGIYSDEQGGAAVDPGDNKHGDIHSYQYGAEHFDSTTYPIPRFISEYGLQSYPSMDSLRTITNQTEDFELKSDFMENRNHHPNGNNQIRDMVKRQFNIPQEGTKNYFNTIVYYSQVVNGYGLKWATEHFRRYRSFEAEDGRGYTMGALYWQLNDVWVAPSWASIDYLGRWKVLHYLAREFFAPIIVTGQIYQERSLEVYGVSDLLEQSTNGTLTLGVYAWTQLTPLDVITKSVTLSPSASQLLFQHNVDEFLAQYELCEGVDKAKIKCLIRLTLTNESGELIAPENFVLPGKIKDVYLETPDLTIESVVQNDEQNFKITLKTDRISMFVWLDAHEIRGTFSQNSFPMFTETKTVTFKSDRPVTVEEFKKALTVTNIRNDEFK is encoded by the exons ATGGATCAACCGgtggcaatttttttatttctgactGCACTAACAACAGCCAGTTGTCTTAAAATTGAAGACTTAGCTGGAGAATGGTCACTTAAAGATGAGTCTGgag AATACGTGGACCTAAAGGCTACCGTTCCTGGTGGAATATTTACCGACCTTCAAAACAATGGAGTGATTGGAGACCTTTACTGGAGATACGCCGACCAAGAATTGAAATGGGTTGCGAGAAGAAACTGGACTTATTCCAGAACGTTTAAAG TGGATAGTGAACTTCTTTCCCACGACAACATCAACATTAAGTTCGAAGGCTTGGACACATTTTCCACAATtctaatcaacaaaaaagaagtGGGCACCAGCAGAAACATGTTCGTACaatatctttataaaattaaggacGCTCTTAAGGAGGGTGACAACGAAATCGAAGTGAAATTCCAAAGCCCGATCGAAGTTGGCGAAAACATTGCTAAACAATACATTGAAGGGTATGTTATTCCACCCGAATGCGTGCCCACTGAATACCGAGGGGAATGTTACGTCAATCAGTTGAGGAAGATGCAGGCGTCTTATTCCTGGGATTGGGGGCCAGCGTTCCCGTCTGTAGGAATCTG GAAAAATGTTACGATTGAAGCTTTTAATGAGTCTATTATCCATTACGTTGTGCCAGATGTTATTGATGATAACACTGAAGAATGGACAGTGAGTGTGGATGTCTATTTTTCTAACAACGAACCAGAACAAGTTAAAGGTGTGCTCACAGCTGAACTAGAAACGGATAAAGGTAGTGTCTTAAGAAAAACCACCGTTGATGTAATAAGGGATGAGTATTATGAATTGGTTAaaaccattaccattaccatcaATAAG AATGATGTACAATTATGGTGGCCAAACGGTTACGGCGACCAAAAACTTTACAAACTTACCATCATTTTCACAAGCCAAGATCTAACAGAAGTATCTATTAAAACTGCCAGAATCGGGTTCAGAACCATCGAACTGGTGCAAGACAAAGTCGTTCCGGCTCACGGTCGTTACTTCTACTATAAAGTGAACGGTTATCCCATTTTCATGAAGGGTTCCAATTCAGTTCCCCTGGACATTCTTCCGGAGAAAGGATACGACCCGGTTTTGGTGAGGAGGGTTTTGGAAACGGCTCGGGATACCAACATGAACATGATCCGCGTTTGGGGCGGGGGTGTGTATGAGTCGGACGTGTTTTTGGACATCGCAGATGACTTAGGTCTTTTGTTGTGGCATGACTACATGTGGGCCTCAGCTTTTTACCCAGCCCATGATGATTACTTAAG TAATGTAATTGAAGAAGTTCGCCACCAAACCAAGAGGCTTCGTGGTCACGCTTGTATTGCTACAATTGCTGCCAATAACGAAAATGAAGGCAACGTCAGAAA CAATGCAGGTTGGTTGAATCAAGGAGACAAGAATCAATACCTAAAGGActacattaaattaaccatCGACACAGTCAAACCAGAAGTTCTGAGAATCACCCACTCGAGAATTATTTTCTTGAACTCCAGTCCTACCAACGGTATATATTCGGATGAGCAAGGTGGTGCTGCTGTAGATCCCGGAGACAACAAACACGGAGACA tTCACAGCTATCAATATGGTGCGGAGCATTTCGATTCCACAACTTATCCAATACCTCGTTTTATATCCGAATACGGCCTTCAATCATACCCCAGCATGGATTCCTTACGTACAATCACGAATCAAACTGAAgattttgaattgaaaagcGATTTTATGGAAAACAGAAACCACCATCCAAACGGTAACAACCAAATCAGAGACATGGTCAAGAGGCAATTCAATATTCCCCAGGAAGGAAccaagaattattttaataccatCGTGTACTACTCTCAA GTTGTCAACGGTTACGGACTAAAATGGGCGACTGAACATTTCCGCAGGTACAGAAGCTTTGAAGCCGAAGACGGCAGAGGATATACCATGGGTGCCCTTTATTGGCAACTGAACGACGTTTGGGTTGCTCCCTCTTGGGCAAGCATCGATTATCTGGGTCGGTGGAAAGTACTTCATTACCTGGCGAGGGAATTTTTCGCCCCCATTATAGTTACAGGCCAGATTTACCAAGAAAGAAGTCTGGAGGTTTATGGAGTGTCTGACTTGCTGGAACAATCTACGAATGGCACGTTAACTTTGGGGGTATATGCTTGGACGCAACTAACTCCTCTTGATGTTATTACTAAATCCGTTACTTtg TCACCATCAGCTTCGCAATTGTTGTTCCAACACAATGTGGATGAATTTCTTGCTCAATATGAATTATGCGAAGGCGTCGACAAGGCGAAAATCAAATGTCTCATTCGTCTCACGTTGACGAACGAATCAGGAGAGTTAATCGCCCCCGAAAACTTTGTACTTCCCGGTAAAATAAAAGACGTATATCTGGAAACTCCGGATCTAACC ATTGAAAGTGTCGTTCAAAATGATGAGcagaatttcaaaataactttGAAAACTGACAGGATCAGTATGTTTGTGTGGTTGGACGCCCACGAAATCAGAGGAACTTTTTCACAGAATTCGTTTCCGATGTTCACCGAAACTAAGACTGTAACTTTTAAAAGTGATAGGCCTGTGACTGttgaagaatttaagaaaGCCCTCACAGTCACCAACATCAGAAATGATGAATtcaaatag
- the LOC109600407 gene encoding lysophosphatidylserine lipase ABHD12 isoform X5 — MLWIPKRRFIRRVTFATFQLILAIFLIIFIVIPLIYKFSYSLQRAAVFLNFRNIPGNADYQDPSKYGLFGARNLYVTTDEKVKLGVWHILPENEANDTSQDFDQALVNAENVLLYNHGNGGCRLTDHRVQLYKVLRKQFHVIAFDYRNYGDSSEEELTEDGVVRDVMFMIKWIKSKTKGHVFVWGHSLGTSLSTHALARLQTQGITVTGLILESPFNNMKEEISEFPLASWFRGLPWFSFTVIEPMQQNNFVFKTDVHICHVDLPVIILHAEDDRVVPYKLGYKLYRAAKQCKSERVGSIEFHTFEAKRNYGHKYIYKDEDLSDIIGGFVKKAISETTRKNLNNVD; from the exons ATGCTTTGGATTCCTAAGAGAAGATTTATTCGAAG GGTTACATTCGCAACGTTCCAGTTAATATTAGCAATATTCCTGATCATCTTCATCGTAATTccattgatatataaattcagTTATTCGCTGCAACGCGCCGCCGTCTTCCTCAACTTCA GAAACATTCCGGGCAATGCGGACTACCAGGACCCCTCCAAGTACGGTTTGTTTGGGGCCCGTAACTTGTATGTCACCACCGACGAGAAGGTGAAGCTGGGCGTGTGGCACATCCTGCCCGAAAACGAAGCCAACGATACGTCGCAGGACTTCGACCAGGCGCTGGTTAATGCTGAAAACGTTTTGCTGTACAACCACGGGAACGGGGGTTGTAGACTTACAGATCACAGGGTGCAACTGTACAAGGTTTTGCGAAAGCAGTTCCATGTCATTGCTTTCGACTACCGAA actaTGGAGACTCATCAGAAGAAGAGTTGACGGAAGATGGTGTAGTGAGAGATGTGATGTTTATGATTAAATGGATCAAATCAAAGACTAAGGGTCACGTTTTCGTTTGGGGCCATTCTTTGGGCACCAGTTTGTCCACGCACGCACTAGCCAGGTTGCAAACTCAGGGAATCACTGTTACAGGATTGATTTTGGAAAgtccttttaataatatgaaagaaGAAATTAGCGAGTTTCCGTTGGCCAGT TGGTTCCGCGGTTTACCGTGGTTCTCGTTCACGGTGATTGAACCGATGCAACAAAATAACTTTGTCTTTAAAACGGACGTTCACATTTGCCACGTGGATTTGCCCGTTATCATTTTGCACGCAGAAGATGACAGAGTTGTTCCATACAAACTAGGTTACAAG ttatacaGAGCTGCAAAACAATGCAAATCTGAAAGGGTGGGATCTATAGAGTTTCATACTTTTGAAGCTAAGCGAAACTATGGACACAAATACATCTATAAAGATGAAGACCTAAGTGATATTATAGG